A genomic region of Pseudomonas sp. MPC6 contains the following coding sequences:
- a CDS encoding YkgJ family cysteine cluster protein, whose product MKTIPHTQIAEPAVTCSTCAACCCQLEVMLITDTGVPERFIDTDDWGGEVMLRLDDGWCAALDRNTMMCTIYEKRPLICREFEMGAPECIEERQGITTAYR is encoded by the coding sequence ATGAAGACCATCCCCCACACGCAAATCGCCGAACCGGCGGTCACTTGCTCGACCTGCGCCGCGTGCTGCTGCCAGCTTGAAGTCATGCTGATCACCGACACCGGCGTGCCCGAGCGGTTTATCGATACCGATGATTGGGGTGGCGAAGTCATGCTGCGCCTGGATGACGGCTGGTGCGCCGCGCTGGATCGCAACACCATGATGTGCACCATCTACGAAAAACGCCCGTTGATCTGCCGGGAGTTCGAGATGGGGGCGCCGGAATGCATCGAAGAGCGCCAGGGGATCACCACGGCGTATCGCTGA
- a CDS encoding DUF523 and DUF1722 domain-containing protein, whose product MSHPTVKPKIAISACLMGAEVRFNGGHKQSRLCSQTLTDYFDFVPVCPEVAIGLGIPRQPIRLVGSPEQPDAIGSVDPAINVTRPLAEYGQKMAAELSDICGYIFMQKSPSCGLERVKVYHANGVPVDGGGRGIYAQAFCSLHPDLPVEEEGRLNDPVLRENFLTRVFAYSAWQQLHQAGLTRRGLTDFHSRYKYLLMAHNPVHYKILGHLLGNMGRSDPLELGPRYFSELMAALKKCATRRTHTNVLQHISGYLKQAISAEDKQEVQHVIGQYRQGIVPLVVPLTLLKHYFRQHPDPYIAQQVYLQPHPENLSLRNAI is encoded by the coding sequence ATGTCCCACCCCACCGTTAAACCGAAAATCGCCATCAGCGCCTGCCTGATGGGTGCCGAGGTGCGTTTCAATGGCGGGCACAAGCAGTCGCGGCTGTGCAGCCAGACCCTCACCGATTACTTCGATTTCGTCCCGGTGTGTCCGGAAGTTGCCATCGGCCTGGGCATCCCGCGCCAACCCATCCGCCTGGTGGGTAGCCCCGAACAACCCGATGCCATCGGCTCAGTCGATCCTGCGATCAACGTCACGCGGCCACTGGCTGAATATGGCCAGAAAATGGCGGCCGAGCTCAGCGATATCTGCGGCTACATCTTCATGCAGAAATCGCCGTCATGCGGCCTGGAACGGGTCAAGGTCTACCACGCCAACGGCGTGCCGGTGGACGGCGGTGGGCGCGGCATCTACGCCCAGGCCTTTTGCTCCCTGCATCCGGATTTACCGGTGGAAGAAGAAGGTCGACTCAACGATCCGGTGTTGCGGGAAAACTTCCTGACCCGCGTATTCGCCTACAGCGCCTGGCAGCAATTGCACCAAGCAGGCCTGACCCGCCGCGGCCTCACAGACTTTCACTCGCGCTACAAATACCTGCTGATGGCCCACAACCCGGTGCACTACAAAATCCTCGGCCATCTGCTGGGCAACATGGGCCGCAGCGATCCCCTGGAACTGGGTCCACGCTATTTCAGCGAACTGATGGCCGCCTTGAAGAAATGCGCCACGCGCCGCACCCATACCAATGTCCTGCAACACATCAGTGGTTACCTGAAACAGGCGATCAGCGCCGAAGACAAGCAGGAAGTGCAGCACGTCATCGGCCAGTACCGCCAAGGCATCGTGCCGCTGGTGGTGCCGCTGACCCTGCTCAAACATTATTTTCGCCAGCATCCGGATCCGTACATCGCGCAGCAGGTTTACCTGCAGCCGCACCCGGAAAATCTCAGCCTGCGAAACGCGATCTGA
- a CDS encoding SDR family oxidoreductase: MSVTLPRRFWLTGASNGIGAALAEEILKTGAHLAVSSRSAAPLKVLAKRYPGQVMVVAGDLTNGQTVREIGERIAQEWGSLDSVILNAGTCEYVDARQLDASIIEHVVRTNLLASSYCIEAAVPLLRAGTAPHIVGMASSATYLPLPRAEAYGTSKAGLRYLFESLRRDLAPDGIEVTMVSPGFVDTPPAANNDVPPPLAWPVDKAARHIFEELRRRPPEIALPALFMAALWPLSKMPDSAKLAIGKRMVRGQPPIKDQP; this comes from the coding sequence ATGAGCGTTACACTTCCACGTCGCTTTTGGCTGACTGGCGCCAGCAACGGCATTGGCGCGGCGTTGGCCGAAGAAATACTGAAAACCGGCGCCCACCTGGCGGTCAGTTCACGTTCGGCGGCACCATTGAAGGTCTTGGCCAAGCGCTATCCAGGACAGGTGATGGTGGTGGCCGGCGACCTGACCAACGGCCAGACCGTGCGTGAAATCGGTGAGCGGATTGCCCAGGAGTGGGGCTCGCTGGATTCGGTGATCCTGAATGCCGGCACTTGCGAGTATGTCGACGCCAGGCAGCTGGATGCTTCAATCATCGAGCACGTCGTACGCACCAACCTGCTCGCCAGCAGTTATTGCATCGAAGCTGCCGTGCCCTTGCTGCGAGCCGGAACTGCGCCGCATATAGTGGGAATGGCCAGCTCGGCAACCTATCTGCCGCTGCCCCGGGCCGAAGCCTATGGCACTTCGAAAGCCGGCCTGCGTTACTTGTTCGAGTCCTTGCGCCGCGATCTGGCTCCGGACGGCATCGAAGTCACCATGGTCAGCCCAGGCTTCGTCGACACACCGCCGGCCGCGAACAACGACGTGCCGCCCCCCCTCGCCTGGCCTGTGGATAAAGCCGCTCGGCATATCTTCGAAGAACTCAGGCGCCGTCCCCCGGAGATCGCCCTGCCTGCGCTGTTCATGGCCGCCCTCTGGCCGCTGTCGAAAATGCCCGACAGCGCAAAACTGGCAATCGGTAAACGCATGGTACGTGGCCAGCCGCCGATCAAGGATCAGCCGTGA
- the murI gene encoding glutamate racemase, producing the protein MREAPIGVFDSGVGGLSVLAEIQRLLPNESLLYVADCGNIPYGEKTPEFIRHRCSVMAEFFQQQGAKALVLACNTATVAGVADLRRDYPQWPIVGMEPAVKPAAAATRSGVVGVLATTGTLQSAKFAALLDRFATDIRVITQPCPGLVELIENGDLHSPALRELLARYVGPLLAAGCDTIILGCTHYPFLKPLLKQMIPEDISLIDTGAAVARQLQRLLTERELLADGAARAAQFWTSADPEHFRNILPILWNTSGVVRSFNQ; encoded by the coding sequence ATGCGTGAAGCGCCAATCGGCGTGTTCGACTCCGGCGTCGGAGGGCTTTCGGTGCTGGCCGAGATCCAGCGTTTATTGCCCAATGAGTCACTGCTGTACGTGGCCGATTGCGGGAATATTCCCTACGGCGAAAAAACCCCGGAGTTCATCCGACACCGTTGCAGTGTCATGGCCGAATTTTTTCAGCAGCAGGGTGCCAAGGCCCTGGTGCTGGCGTGCAACACGGCCACGGTCGCCGGGGTTGCGGATTTGCGGCGCGATTATCCCCAGTGGCCGATAGTCGGCATGGAGCCGGCGGTCAAACCCGCCGCGGCAGCTACCCGCAGTGGCGTGGTCGGTGTCCTGGCCACCACCGGCACGTTGCAGAGTGCCAAATTTGCCGCGCTACTCGATCGTTTCGCCACGGATATCCGGGTGATCACTCAGCCTTGTCCCGGGCTGGTGGAGCTGATTGAAAACGGTGATCTGCACAGCCCTGCCCTGCGTGAGTTGCTGGCCAGGTATGTCGGGCCCCTGCTTGCCGCGGGTTGCGACACGATAATTCTCGGCTGCACGCATTACCCCTTCTTAAAGCCGTTGCTAAAGCAGATGATCCCTGAGGACATCAGCTTGATCGACACCGGCGCCGCGGTGGCACGGCAACTACAGCGCCTGTTGACCGAGCGCGAATTGCTCGCTGATGGAGCTGCTCGCGCTGCGCAGTTCTGGACGAGTGCCGATCCTGAGCATTTTCGAAATATCTTGCCGATCCTGTGGAATACCTCTGGTGTTGTGCGAAGCTTCAATCAGTAG
- a CDS encoding MerR family transcriptional regulator: MKTPLDASASADVGADFAKALDDGWLPIREVARQTGVNAVTLRAWERRYGLIVPQRTPKGHRLFRAEHVQRILTILTWLDRGVAVSQVKQLLDTPQALTESVENDWHVLRHTLLHAMTQLNERTLDDTVNQAMALYPPRIVCEQLLMPLLAELEQRWQGQFGAQMERVFFFSWLRSKFGARIYHNNRQLRSAPLLLINHSDLPLEPHLWLTAWLISSADCPVEVFDWPLPAGELALAVDHLKARGVLLYSSKAMNLSQLTKLLNSVSCPKMIAGPTVCIHHTELSARATEITDLFLAEDPLSAHQDLVRRGLI; the protein is encoded by the coding sequence ATGAAAACCCCACTCGACGCCAGCGCCAGCGCAGACGTGGGCGCCGACTTCGCGAAGGCCCTCGATGACGGCTGGTTGCCCATTCGTGAAGTGGCCCGCCAGACCGGCGTCAACGCCGTGACCTTGCGCGCCTGGGAACGGCGTTATGGCCTGATCGTGCCGCAACGTACGCCCAAGGGTCACCGGCTGTTCCGCGCCGAACATGTTCAACGCATCCTGACGATTCTGACCTGGCTCGATCGCGGCGTTGCCGTCAGCCAGGTCAAGCAACTGCTCGACACCCCACAGGCCTTGACCGAATCGGTCGAAAACGATTGGCATGTGCTGCGCCACACCCTGCTGCACGCAATGACCCAACTGAACGAACGTACCCTCGACGACACCGTCAACCAGGCCATGGCGCTGTACCCACCGCGAATCGTGTGCGAACAACTGCTGATGCCGTTGCTGGCGGAACTGGAACAACGTTGGCAAGGCCAGTTCGGCGCACAGATGGAACGGGTGTTTTTCTTTTCCTGGCTACGCAGCAAATTCGGCGCCCGCATCTACCATAACAACCGTCAGTTGCGCAGTGCGCCGCTGCTGTTGATCAATCACTCGGACCTGCCGCTGGAGCCCCACCTGTGGCTCACCGCCTGGTTGATCAGCAGCGCCGATTGCCCGGTGGAGGTGTTCGACTGGCCACTCCCCGCCGGCGAGCTCGCGCTGGCGGTCGATCACCTGAAAGCACGGGGCGTGCTGCTGTATTCCAGCAAAGCCATGAACCTTTCACAGCTGACGAAACTTTTGAATAGCGTCAGTTGCCCAAAAATGATTGCAGGACCCACGGTGTGCATCCACCACACCGAGTTGTCCGCTAGAGCCACCGAGATTACTGACTTGTTCCTGGCCGAAGATCCGTTATCGGCTCACCAGGACCTGGTCCGGCGTGGGCTCATTTAA
- a CDS encoding molybdopterin-synthase adenylyltransferase MoeB, giving the protein MLNDQELLRYSRQILLQHVDIDGQLRLKQSRVLIIGLGGLGSPVALYLAAAGVGELHLADFDSVDLTNLQRQIIHDTDSVGVSKVESAIRRLGAINPEIRLIAHRAALDEDSLAAAVGAVDLVLDCSDNFSTREAVNAACVAARKPLVSGAAIRLEGQLSVFDPRRAESPCYHCLYGHGSEAELTCSEAGVLGPLVGLVGSLQALEAMKLLVGFGEPLVGRLLLIDALGTRFRELRVKRDPGCSVCGTAHA; this is encoded by the coding sequence GTGCTGAATGATCAGGAATTGTTGCGCTACAGTCGGCAGATCCTGTTGCAACACGTCGACATCGACGGTCAGTTGCGACTCAAGCAAAGCCGCGTGTTGATCATCGGTCTTGGCGGTCTTGGCTCACCGGTGGCGCTGTACCTGGCCGCTGCCGGGGTCGGTGAACTGCATCTGGCGGACTTCGACAGCGTCGACCTGACCAATCTGCAACGCCAGATCATCCATGACACGGATAGCGTCGGGGTCAGCAAGGTCGAATCGGCCATCCGTCGTCTAGGCGCGATCAATCCCGAGATTCGGTTGATTGCCCACCGCGCGGCGCTGGACGAAGATTCCCTGGCCGCTGCCGTGGGCGCAGTGGATCTGGTGCTGGACTGCTCGGATAATTTCTCCACCCGTGAAGCGGTCAACGCGGCCTGCGTGGCTGCGCGCAAGCCGTTGGTCAGCGGCGCGGCGATTCGCCTCGAAGGGCAATTGTCGGTGTTCGACCCACGCCGCGCGGAAAGTCCGTGCTACCACTGTTTGTACGGGCACGGCAGCGAAGCCGAACTGACGTGCAGCGAAGCCGGCGTGCTCGGGCCTCTGGTCGGGCTGGTGGGCAGCCTCCAGGCGCTGGAAGCGATGAAACTGTTGGTGGGTTTCGGCGAGCCGCTGGTGGGGCGCCTGTTGTTGATCGATGCCTTGGGCACGCGCTTCCGTGAACTGCGGGTCAAACGTGATCCGGGTTGCAGCGTTTGTGGTACTGCCCATGCGTGA
- the phrB gene encoding deoxyribodipyrimidine photo-lyase — MQLIWLRSDLRLHDNTALSAAAARGPSLAVFLLSPEQWREHDDAPCKVDFWLRNLSELSRALNELNIPLLIRHAPRWDDAPNILLELCRQLAIEAVHVNEEYGIHETRRDLAVADALKTQGIEFHRYLDQLLFKPGSVLTRTGTYFQVFSQFRKVCHERLHHALPGLVNAPKVQAPLSIEPDKIPANIEGFETPGDNLRALWPAGEGEARRRLDTFTDTQIDYYQSERDFPAKPGTSQLSAYLAAGVISPRQCLHAALQSNQGEFDSGNVGAVTWINELLWREFYKHILVGYPRVSRHRAFRPETEALAWRDAPEELLAWQQARTGLPIIDAAMRQLLETGWMHNRLRMVVAMFLTKNLLIDWREGERFFMRHLIDGDLAANNGGWQWSSSTGTDSAPYFRIFNPLSQSVKFDAEGVFIKHWLPELAGLSKKEVHNPVNLGGLFGVSGYPSPIVNLSESRTRALVAFKNLPSRQNAGGGDE; from the coding sequence ATGCAATTGATCTGGCTGCGCAGCGACTTGCGCCTACATGACAACACCGCCCTCTCGGCCGCCGCCGCACGGGGTCCGAGCTTGGCTGTGTTCCTGCTGAGCCCGGAACAATGGCGCGAGCACGACGATGCGCCGTGCAAAGTGGATTTCTGGCTGCGCAACCTGAGCGAATTAAGCCGCGCGCTGAACGAACTGAACATTCCCCTGCTGATCCGCCATGCACCACGCTGGGATGACGCGCCGAATATTTTGCTCGAGCTTTGTCGGCAGTTGGCGATTGAAGCCGTGCACGTCAACGAGGAATACGGCATTCATGAAACCCGCCGGGACCTGGCGGTGGCTGACGCGCTGAAGACCCAGGGTATTGAGTTTCACCGCTATCTCGACCAGCTGCTGTTCAAGCCCGGGAGTGTCCTGACCAGGACCGGCACGTATTTCCAGGTGTTCAGCCAGTTCCGCAAGGTTTGCCATGAACGCCTGCATCATGCGCTTCCCGGTCTGGTGAACGCCCCAAAAGTGCAAGCGCCATTGAGCATCGAACCGGACAAGATCCCCGCCAACATCGAGGGTTTCGAAACGCCCGGCGACAACTTGCGCGCCCTCTGGCCGGCCGGTGAAGGCGAAGCCCGGCGCCGCCTCGACACTTTTACCGACACCCAGATCGACTACTACCAAAGCGAGCGGGACTTCCCGGCCAAACCCGGCACCAGTCAACTGTCGGCCTATCTCGCGGCCGGCGTGATATCTCCTCGCCAATGCCTGCATGCGGCCCTGCAAAGCAATCAAGGTGAGTTCGACAGCGGCAACGTGGGCGCCGTCACCTGGATCAATGAGTTGTTGTGGCGCGAATTCTACAAACACATATTGGTGGGCTACCCACGAGTGTCCCGTCATCGCGCCTTCCGCCCGGAAACCGAAGCCCTGGCCTGGCGCGATGCGCCTGAAGAACTCCTGGCCTGGCAGCAAGCCCGCACCGGCCTGCCCATCATCGATGCGGCCATGCGCCAATTGCTTGAAACCGGCTGGATGCACAACCGTCTGCGGATGGTAGTGGCCATGTTTCTGACCAAGAACCTGCTGATCGACTGGCGCGAAGGCGAACGCTTTTTCATGCGCCACCTGATCGATGGCGACCTGGCGGCTAACAACGGCGGCTGGCAGTGGAGTTCGTCCACCGGCACCGACTCGGCCCCCTATTTCCGGATTTTCAACCCGTTGAGCCAGTCGGTAAAATTTGATGCCGAGGGCGTATTCATCAAGCACTGGCTGCCGGAACTGGCCGGACTGAGCAAAAAAGAAGTGCACAACCCGGTAAACCTCGGAGGGCTATTTGGTGTGTCAGGTTATCCGTCGCCGATCGTCAATCTTAGTGAGTCGCGCACGCGAGCGCTGGTGGCGTTCAAGAATCTGCCGTCGCGGCAGAACGCAGGAGGCGGGGATGAGTGA
- a CDS encoding TIGR01777 family oxidoreductase, with amino-acid sequence MHILLTGGTGLIGRQLCRHWLSQGHRLTVLSRTPEKVAKICGPQVRGVALFEDLGQETVDAVINLAGAPIADRPWTSKRKALLWSSRITLTETLLAWLDSREQKPRVLISGSAVGWYGDGGERELTEESPPVIDDFASQLCIAWEETAQRAEAMGIRVILIRTGLVLSAEGGFLSRLLLPFKLGLGGPIGNGRQWMPWIHINDQIALIDFLLHREDASGPYNACAPQPVRNREFAKALGSVLHRPTFMPMPALALKVCLGELSLLLLGGQKAVPARLLQAGFTFRFTDLRAALDDLSSRL; translated from the coding sequence ATGCACATATTGCTGACCGGCGGTACTGGTTTGATAGGACGTCAACTCTGTCGACACTGGTTGAGTCAGGGCCATCGTTTGACTGTGTTGAGTCGCACACCGGAAAAAGTCGCAAAAATTTGCGGACCACAGGTGCGCGGCGTCGCATTGTTCGAAGACCTTGGGCAAGAAACCGTCGATGCCGTTATCAATCTGGCGGGTGCACCGATTGCCGACCGGCCCTGGACCTCCAAACGCAAAGCGCTGCTCTGGAGCAGCCGGATCACGCTGACCGAAACCTTGCTGGCCTGGCTCGACAGCCGCGAACAGAAACCCCGGGTATTGATCTCGGGCTCCGCCGTTGGCTGGTATGGCGACGGTGGCGAACGGGAACTGACCGAGGAATCGCCCCCGGTCATCGATGATTTCGCCAGTCAGTTGTGCATCGCCTGGGAGGAAACCGCGCAGCGTGCCGAAGCCATGGGCATTCGCGTGATCCTTATCCGTACCGGGCTGGTGTTGTCGGCCGAGGGCGGCTTTTTGTCGCGGCTGCTGCTGCCGTTCAAACTGGGGCTGGGCGGGCCGATCGGCAACGGTCGCCAATGGATGCCGTGGATTCATATCAACGATCAAATCGCCCTGATTGATTTTCTTCTGCATCGCGAAGACGCCAGCGGTCCTTATAATGCCTGCGCGCCCCAGCCGGTGCGCAATCGTGAGTTTGCCAAGGCGCTGGGCAGCGTGTTGCATCGCCCGACGTTCATGCCGATGCCGGCCCTGGCTTTAAAAGTGTGTCTGGGCGAGTTGTCATTGCTGTTGCTGGGTGGCCAGAAGGCCGTACCGGCTCGCTTGCTGCAAGCGGGATTCACTTTCCGGTTCACTGATTTGCGCGCGGCTCTGGACGACCTGTCCAGCCGCCTTTGA
- a CDS encoding FAD-dependent oxidoreductase: MKIAIVGSGISGLTSAYLLNRSHEISLFEASDRVGGHTHTLDVTVDGQSYRVDTGFMAFNDWAYPNFIRLLGQLGVAFKPTPMSFSVTDPDTGLWYNSNNLNSLFSQRRNLLSPGFWGMLRDISRFNKAAQLDLIEGRIAADTTLDDYFKASGYGERFILHYIVPMGAAIWSMSMADILGFPMRTFVRFFNNHGLLSTDNRRPWCVIEGGSNAYIAPLTASFEHKIRLNAPVNRVERDGAGVIIHSAGGSERFDKVVFACHSDQALKLLAEPSDAEQSILSALPYADNEVVLHTDTRVLPEQKLAWAGCNYRLGGPGHTRAAVTYDMNIVQGIQSDTTFCVSLNQSAGISPFKVLAQYTYAHPQFSLAAVAAQERWEELNGAHHTYFCGAYWASGTHEDGVVSALRVARSFGETL, translated from the coding sequence GTGAAGATCGCCATCGTCGGCAGCGGCATTTCGGGGCTGACCAGCGCTTATCTGCTCAACCGCAGCCACGAGATCAGCCTGTTCGAGGCCAGCGACCGGGTCGGCGGTCATACCCATACCCTGGACGTGACTGTCGATGGCCAAAGCTACCGGGTGGACACCGGTTTCATGGCGTTCAACGACTGGGCCTATCCGAATTTCATTCGCCTGCTGGGTCAACTGGGCGTGGCGTTCAAGCCGACGCCAATGAGCTTTTCGGTCACCGACCCCGATACCGGCCTCTGGTACAACAGCAACAACCTCAACAGCCTGTTTTCCCAGCGCCGCAATCTGTTGTCGCCGGGGTTCTGGGGCATGCTGCGGGACATCTCGCGCTTTAATAAAGCGGCACAGCTCGACCTGATCGAAGGGCGAATCGCGGCAGACACCACGCTGGACGACTATTTCAAAGCGAGTGGCTATGGCGAGCGGTTCATCCTGCACTACATCGTACCGATGGGGGCCGCGATCTGGTCGATGTCCATGGCTGACATCCTGGGTTTTCCAATGCGGACCTTCGTCAGGTTCTTCAACAACCATGGTCTGCTGTCCACTGACAATCGCCGGCCATGGTGCGTGATCGAAGGGGGGTCTAACGCCTATATCGCACCATTGACGGCGAGCTTTGAACACAAGATCAGGCTCAATGCCCCGGTCAATCGAGTCGAACGCGATGGGGCTGGAGTGATTATCCATAGCGCCGGCGGCAGCGAGCGATTCGATAAAGTGGTGTTCGCTTGTCACAGCGATCAGGCACTGAAACTGCTGGCCGAGCCAAGCGACGCCGAACAGTCGATCCTCAGTGCCCTGCCCTACGCTGACAATGAAGTCGTGCTGCATACCGACACACGTGTGTTGCCCGAGCAAAAACTGGCCTGGGCCGGTTGCAACTATCGCCTCGGCGGCCCAGGCCATACACGGGCGGCTGTCACTTACGACATGAATATTGTGCAGGGCATCCAGAGCGATACGACGTTCTGTGTCAGCCTCAATCAAAGCGCCGGCATCAGTCCGTTCAAGGTGCTCGCCCAATACACGTATGCCCACCCGCAATTCAGCCTGGCGGCCGTCGCCGCCCAGGAACGCTGGGAAGAATTGAACGGCGCGCACCACACTTACTTTTGCGGCGCCTATTGGGCCAGCGGCACCCATGAAGACGGCGTGGTCAGCGCTTTGCGCGTTGCCCGCTCGTTCGGGGAAACCTTATGA
- a CDS encoding NAD(P)/FAD-dependent oxidoreductase translates to MTVPIAIIGTGIAGLSAAQALTEAGHVVQLFDKSRGSGGRMSSKRSDAGALDLGAQYFTARDRRFVTEVQRWQANGWVAEWTPQLYTYHGGQLNLSPDEQTRWVGTPRMSAITRGLLGDLEVQFACRITEVYRGEEHWHLQDAEGFTHGPFGHVVIATPAPQATALLASAPKLAGAAAGVKMDPTWAVALAFETPLDTPMEGCFVQDSPLDWLARNRSKPGRDNTLDTWVLHATSAWSRQHIDLSKEAVIEQLHGAFAELLHDAMPAPTFSLAHRWLYARPASSHEWGVLADADLGLYVCGDWCLSGRVEGAWLSGQEAARRLHAHLQ, encoded by the coding sequence ATGACTGTACCTATCGCAATCATCGGCACCGGCATCGCCGGACTGTCAGCCGCCCAGGCCCTTACGGAGGCCGGGCATGTCGTGCAACTTTTCGATAAAAGCCGCGGCAGTGGCGGACGCATGTCGAGCAAACGCAGCGATGCGGGTGCCCTGGACTTGGGCGCGCAGTATTTTACCGCGCGCGATCGCCGCTTCGTCACGGAAGTCCAGCGTTGGCAAGCCAACGGCTGGGTCGCCGAGTGGACGCCGCAGCTCTACACCTACCACGGCGGCCAGCTCAACCTGTCGCCGGACGAACAGACCCGCTGGGTCGGTACGCCACGCATGAGCGCCATCACCCGCGGCCTGCTTGGCGATCTGGAAGTGCAGTTCGCCTGCCGGATCACCGAGGTCTATCGCGGCGAAGAGCACTGGCATCTGCAAGACGCCGAAGGCTTCACCCACGGCCCGTTCGGCCATGTGGTGATCGCCACGCCAGCGCCGCAGGCCACCGCGCTGCTGGCCTCCGCGCCGAAGCTCGCCGGGGCGGCCGCGGGGGTGAAGATGGACCCGACCTGGGCTGTCGCCCTGGCCTTCGAAACGCCGCTTGATACGCCCATGGAAGGCTGCTTCGTGCAGGACAGCCCACTCGACTGGCTGGCCCGCAATCGCAGCAAACCCGGGCGCGACAACACCCTGGACACCTGGGTCCTGCATGCCACCAGTGCCTGGAGCCGGCAGCATATCGACCTGTCCAAGGAAGCGGTGATCGAGCAGTTGCATGGCGCGTTCGCTGAACTGTTGCACGACGCCATGCCCGCTCCAACCTTCAGCCTTGCCCATCGCTGGCTCTACGCCCGCCCCGCCAGCAGCCATGAATGGGGTGTGCTGGCCGATGCCGATCTGGGCCTCTATGTGTGCGGCGACTGGTGCCTGTCCGGGCGTGTGGAAGGTGCCTGGCTCAGCGGTCAGGAAGCCGCCCGCCGTTTGCATGCACATTTACAGTAG
- a CDS encoding acyloxyacyl hydrolase has protein sequence MKRLFCLAAIAAALMGHSFTAQAAGVEFAVGQTSESTMTYRLGMQIDWDQSWLQSDVGRLTGYWSGAYTYWEGDKSSSNHSLSFSPVLVYEFAGQNVKPYVEVGVGVAAFANTEVENNQLGNAFQFEDRFGFGLRFAGGHEVGIRATHYSNAGISSPNNGVESYALHYTMPL, from the coding sequence ATGAAGCGACTATTCTGTTTGGCCGCGATTGCGGCCGCACTGATGGGGCACAGTTTTACTGCTCAGGCGGCAGGCGTAGAGTTCGCGGTCGGCCAGACCAGCGAGTCGACCATGACTTATCGGCTGGGCATGCAGATCGATTGGGACCAGAGCTGGCTGCAAAGTGACGTCGGTCGTTTGACCGGTTACTGGAGTGGCGCCTACACCTATTGGGAAGGCGACAAGAGTTCCAGCAACCACAGCCTGTCGTTTTCGCCGGTGTTGGTTTACGAGTTTGCCGGACAGAACGTCAAGCCGTACGTGGAGGTGGGCGTTGGCGTAGCGGCGTTCGCCAATACCGAAGTCGAAAACAACCAGCTCGGCAATGCGTTCCAGTTTGAAGACCGGTTCGGCTTTGGCCTGCGCTTTGCGGGCGGACATGAAGTCGGGATTCGTGCGACGCACTACTCCAATGCCGGGATCAGCAGCCCTAACAACGGGGTGGAAAGTTACGCGCTGCATTACACGATGCCGTTGTAA